A single window of Calditrichota bacterium DNA harbors:
- a CDS encoding carbohydrate ABC transporter permease — MTNKLSAASIFRQVILILGALVFSIPFFWMIITSFKTPQQIVSDLNLISIFIPKPIRWVNYKDIFQLVPFAKFFLNTTLVTLSSILGVTFASSLVAFSFARLKWPGRNAVFVVLLATMMLPYQVTMVPQFLIFRSLGWVNTLKPLWIPSLFGTAFFIFLLRQFFLSIPKDLIDSARIDGCGYFRIYWDIMLPLVKPALLAVVIFQFMNAWNDLLSPLIYIHRQDLMTLSIGLQVFQSSRATEWNLVMAAASLMTLPIVIVFFVAQKYFIQGVTLTGLKG; from the coding sequence ATGACAAACAAACTTTCCGCAGCGTCCATTTTCAGGCAGGTCATCTTGATCCTGGGTGCGTTAGTTTTTTCCATTCCATTTTTTTGGATGATCATCACGTCCTTCAAAACACCCCAGCAGATTGTGTCCGATTTGAATCTGATCTCCATTTTCATTCCAAAGCCTATTCGGTGGGTCAATTACAAGGACATTTTCCAACTGGTGCCCTTTGCCAAATTTTTCCTGAACACCACACTCGTAACCCTTTCCAGCATCCTTGGTGTGACATTCGCCAGCTCGCTGGTGGCCTTTTCATTTGCCCGACTCAAATGGCCCGGACGAAATGCGGTTTTCGTGGTTCTGCTCGCCACCATGATGCTGCCCTACCAGGTTACAATGGTGCCGCAATTCCTGATTTTCAGATCGCTGGGCTGGGTTAACACACTGAAACCCCTGTGGATTCCGTCTCTCTTTGGCACGGCTTTTTTTATTTTTCTGCTCCGACAATTTTTTCTGTCCATTCCAAAGGATTTGATCGACAGCGCACGAATTGACGGCTGCGGGTACTTCAGAATTTACTGGGACATCATGCTTCCCCTCGTAAAACCCGCTCTCTTGGCTGTGGTTATTTTTCAATTTATGAATGCCTGGAACGACCTGCTGAGCCCGTTGATTTACATTCACCGCCAGGATTTAATGACGCTCAGCATCGGATTGCAGGTCTTCCAGAGCTCCCGTGCAACGGAGTGGAATCTCGTTATGGCGGCGGCTTCGCTTATGACCCTGCCGATTGTGATTGTTTTTTTCGTCGCACAAAAATACTTTATTCAAGGCGTCACCCTCACCGGGCTAAAGGGTTAG
- a CDS encoding extracellular solute-binding protein has product MKKTAFFLLAILIILVTFNIERIYQLSEEKSAHPPTRLVIWGFPNLPGFQGVRGAIRYYDRQHPDIKIILGTPGGKGDMDPQKLLTAIAGGTPPDVLRQDRFAVASWAAKDAFRPLDDLIEKSHFPWTDFYSYARKEATYKGKIYGIPYDTDSRALYYNKTLFRQAGLDPERPPRTWKELTDYAIKLTKRNAKGQIEQLGFAPYLGEGWFYIWSWANGGQLMSPDGTRITFDTPENLGALTYVTQLCDTLGGRIKDLARFESGFGRIGTIVDPFLQGKLGMFIMGSWYLQTISRYKLHMDFGVAPMPVPAGRPPVTWSGGFSFVIPRNAKHVREAWDFIQWMSSLEAAKIVGRLQKDYNARVGYKVNIPEIYARRSLNDYLTTHELPQYPRFAKAYLAFVNLLNYSHYRPVTPVAQILWDAQVRVEDRATFHFDTPRRVLQKEQTFVQQELDKILHKPNFPVLNFKIIYGIFIFIVGFLIFWFGYHLRNERRRGPLVWEETRSGFLFALPWMLGFFTFILGPIIASILFSFTRYDVLHPAKFVGLLNYKELFWFTKSSVSGKIVPTDPLFWKSLWNTAYITIFGVPLSIVIGLAIALFLNRESRGIGIYRTLYYLPSIVPIVAAAILWLWLLNPSTGLLARFLGLFGITSPNWMADPHWTKPAILLILLWGAGGGMVIWLAGLKNIPKEMYEAAKIDGANAWQQFWKITIPFLTPYIFFNLVIGIIGYLQIFTRAYVITGLNSPDNSLLFYVYYLFNNAFMYFKMGYASAMAWILFVIILVLTLINLKLSKKWVFYQEG; this is encoded by the coding sequence ATGAAAAAAACGGCTTTTTTCCTTTTGGCCATTTTGATTATTCTGGTCACATTCAATATCGAAAGAATTTACCAGCTTTCGGAAGAAAAATCCGCTCACCCGCCCACCCGCCTGGTGATTTGGGGATTTCCCAATCTCCCGGGGTTTCAGGGCGTGCGCGGCGCAATCCGGTACTACGACCGCCAGCATCCCGATATTAAGATTATCCTGGGAACCCCCGGAGGCAAAGGGGATATGGACCCCCAGAAGCTGCTAACGGCCATCGCCGGCGGCACCCCTCCCGATGTGCTTCGCCAGGATCGCTTTGCAGTGGCCTCCTGGGCAGCCAAAGACGCTTTTCGCCCGCTGGATGATTTAATCGAAAAAAGCCATTTCCCCTGGACCGATTTTTACAGCTACGCCCGAAAAGAAGCCACCTACAAGGGCAAAATCTACGGTATTCCTTACGATACCGACAGCCGGGCGCTCTACTACAACAAAACCCTTTTCCGGCAGGCTGGTCTGGACCCTGAACGCCCCCCCCGAACCTGGAAAGAACTCACGGATTACGCCATCAAACTCACCAAACGGAATGCAAAGGGGCAGATCGAGCAATTGGGCTTTGCACCCTATTTGGGAGAGGGGTGGTTTTACATCTGGTCGTGGGCCAACGGCGGACAGCTGATGTCACCCGACGGAACCCGGATCACCTTTGACACGCCCGAAAATCTGGGTGCCCTGACCTACGTCACCCAACTCTGCGATACCCTGGGGGGACGGATTAAAGACCTGGCCCGGTTTGAAAGCGGTTTTGGGCGCATCGGCACTATTGTTGACCCCTTTCTTCAGGGCAAATTGGGCATGTTCATTATGGGGAGCTGGTACCTGCAAACCATTTCCCGCTACAAGCTTCACATGGATTTTGGGGTAGCCCCTATGCCGGTGCCCGCCGGCAGACCCCCGGTCACCTGGTCCGGCGGCTTTTCATTTGTTATTCCCCGAAATGCCAAACACGTTCGGGAAGCCTGGGATTTCATTCAGTGGATGTCTTCCCTGGAAGCAGCTAAAATCGTGGGACGCCTGCAAAAGGACTACAATGCTCGGGTCGGCTACAAGGTCAATATTCCCGAAATCTACGCCCGGCGGTCTCTGAATGATTATCTCACCACACACGAGCTTCCCCAATATCCGCGTTTCGCCAAGGCGTATCTGGCCTTCGTGAATTTGCTGAACTACAGCCACTATCGGCCGGTCACGCCGGTGGCTCAGATTTTGTGGGATGCCCAGGTTCGTGTGGAGGACCGGGCGACCTTTCATTTTGATACCCCCAGGCGCGTTCTGCAAAAAGAACAGACATTTGTTCAGCAAGAATTAGATAAAATCCTTCACAAGCCCAATTTCCCTGTTCTCAATTTTAAAATCATTTATGGGATTTTTATTTTTATCGTCGGGTTCCTCATTTTTTGGTTCGGGTACCATCTGCGAAATGAACGACGGCGGGGGCCGCTCGTCTGGGAAGAAACCCGCAGCGGATTTTTATTTGCCCTGCCGTGGATGCTGGGATTTTTCACCTTTATCCTGGGCCCCATTATTGCATCCATTCTTTTTAGTTTTACCCGCTACGACGTCCTGCACCCGGCAAAGTTTGTGGGACTTTTGAATTACAAGGAATTGTTCTGGTTCACCAAAAGTTCCGTCAGCGGGAAAATTGTACCAACGGACCCCCTTTTCTGGAAAAGTCTGTGGAATACGGCCTACATCACGATCTTTGGCGTTCCCTTGAGTATCGTCATCGGACTGGCCATCGCCCTGTTCTTAAATCGCGAGAGCAGGGGCATCGGAATCTATCGGACGCTCTATTATCTGCCGTCGATTGTACCGATTGTGGCTGCAGCAATTCTGTGGCTCTGGCTTCTGAATCCTTCCACAGGTCTTCTGGCCCGATTTTTAGGCCTGTTTGGAATTACCAGTCCCAACTGGATGGCGGACCCTCACTGGACCAAACCGGCCATTCTGCTCATTTTACTCTGGGGCGCAGGCGGAGGCATGGTGATCTGGCTGGCAGGCCTGAAAAATATTCCGAAAGAAATGTACGAAGCCGCCAAAATCGACGGTGCCAACGCCTGGCAGCAATTCTGGAAAATTACCATCCCGTTCCTGACGCCGTACATCTTCTTCAATCTGGTCATCGGGATTATCGGGTATCTTCAGATTTTTACCCGAGCTTATGTCATCACCGGCCTGAACAGTCCCGACAACTCCCTGCTGTTTTACGTGTATTATTTGTTCAATAACGCATTTATGTATTTCAAGATGGGATACGCCTCTGCGATGGCCTGGATTCTATTTGTGATTATTCTCGTACTCACGCTGATTAATCTGAAACTCAGCAAAAAATGGGTCTTTTATCAGGAAGGATAA